The Caulobacter sp. FWC2 region CCGTTCCATGTCGCGCCGGCCCTGAACGAGGTGATGACCCGCCTGGCCGCCCAGCCCGATCGGCTGATGCGGGCCCAGGCGGATCTGTTCAGCCAGTACATGGATCTCTGGCAGTCGACCGCCCGCCGCGCCGCCGGCGAAGCCGTCACGCCCGTGGTCGCCCCGGCCGCCGGCGATAAGCGCTTCAACGACCCGGACTGGGCCTCCAACCCGATGTTCGACCTGATGAAGCAGTCCTACCTGCTGTCATCCAACTGGCTGAACGGCCTGATCGCCGAGGTCGAGGGCGTCGAGCCGGGCGCCAAGCGCCGGGTCGAGTTCTTCACCAAGATGCTGACCGACGCCTTCTCGCCGTCGAACTTCCTGATCTCCAACCCCGCCGCCCTGCGCGAGGTGGTCCAAACCCAGGGCCAGAGCCTCGTGCGCGGCATGGAGAACTTCGCCGCCGACCTGGAGCGCGGCGGCGGCCAGCTGGCGATCAGCCAGACGGATCTGGCCAAGTTCAAGGTCGGCGAGAACGTCGCCACCGCCCCCGGCAAGGTCGTCTACCAGAACGACATCCTGCAGCTGCTGCAGTTCGATCCGACCACGGAAACGGTCTGCGAGATCCCGCTGCTGATCTTCCCGCCGTGGATCAACAAGTTCTACATCATGGACCTGCGGCCCGAGAACTCGATGATCCGCTGGCTGACCGGCCAGGGCTTCACGGTGTTCGTCGCCTCGTGGGTCAATCCGGACCAGACGCTCGCCGCCAAGACCTTCGAAGACTACATGTTCGAAGGGATCTACGACGCCACCCAGCAGGTCATGACCCAGTGCGGCGTCGATCGCGTCAATACGGTCGGCTACTGCATCGGCGGCACCCTGCTGTCGGTCGCCATGGCCCACATGGCCGCGCGCGGCGACAAGCGGATCAATTCGGCCACCTTCTTCGCCGCCCAGCAGGACTTCGCCGAGGCTGGCGACCTTCTGCTGTTCACCAATGAAGAGTGGCTGCAGTCGATCGAGCAACAGATGGACCAGGCCGGCGGCTTCCTGCCCAGCCAGTCGATGGCCGACACCTTCAACGCCCTGCGTGGCAACGACCTGATCTGGTCGTTCTTCGTCAGCAACTACCTGATGGGCAAGGAGCCACGGCCGTT contains the following coding sequences:
- a CDS encoding class I poly(R)-hydroxyalkanoic acid synthase; protein product: MATAKAAPKARKKASSKDETADSKAKAAPKTVKAKAAPKAPEPPPKAESAGKASGGFHGRATPPPFPPFENVLSADQLKMVETLSANLARAAVTAQGAIAEAALRQADRPAALTPDPFHVAPALNEVMTRLAAQPDRLMRAQADLFSQYMDLWQSTARRAAGEAVTPVVAPAAGDKRFNDPDWASNPMFDLMKQSYLLSSNWLNGLIAEVEGVEPGAKRRVEFFTKMLTDAFSPSNFLISNPAALREVVQTQGQSLVRGMENFAADLERGGGQLAISQTDLAKFKVGENVATAPGKVVYQNDILQLLQFDPTTETVCEIPLLIFPPWINKFYIMDLRPENSMIRWLTGQGFTVFVASWVNPDQTLAAKTFEDYMFEGIYDATQQVMTQCGVDRVNTVGYCIGGTLLSVAMAHMAARGDKRINSATFFAAQQDFAEAGDLLLFTNEEWLQSIEQQMDQAGGFLPSQSMADTFNALRGNDLIWSFFVSNYLMGKEPRPFDLLFWNADQTRMPKALHLFYLRNFYKDNALTTGKLSLGGEHLDLSKVKTPIYVQSSKDDHIAPYRSVYRGAKAFGGPVTFTMAGSGHIAGVINHPDAKKYQHWTNESLPGDVGEWIAGAQEHPGSWWPHWSAWLKSRSGDQVPARDPAKGKLKPLEDAPGSFVMVRSSD